One window from the genome of Candidatus Synechococcus calcipolaris G9 encodes:
- a CDS encoding photosystem II reaction center protein I yields METLRITVYIVVTFFVLLFVFGFLSGDPSRNPKRKDLD; encoded by the coding sequence ATGGAAACCCTAAGAATCACCGTATATATTGTTGTTACATTCTTTGTCCTTCTCTTTGTCTTTGGTTTTCTCTCTGGAGATCCCTCCCGCAACCCCAAGCGTAAGGATCTCGACTAG
- a CDS encoding DUF3769 domain-containing protein gives MPFPLPPPDIAPPPLVSPQPVEIDTLAGTPESDLLGTTVRPNGAVPPSPSPNHYPNPLRLTQADADTAVIREDPLEAISDRQEYDLLRRLFNAIGNVLIRFREAELTADVVQTDLDNQILVAEGNVVLQRGDQTLRGDRLEYNLVLDRGVVINAVGVVNARRGSQDLDFSQRVDPLDTLGLPGFAPGRPRSPQAIATADVERMRFQADRLEFDGQRWIATNLRVTNDPFTPPELEYRANNATITTTPKGDTVLLARGGRLVFDQRIALPVFVRRYVVGRPYEFLPIEPGYDEEDRGGLYFTRRFHLLNTNASRVVISPAIYLQRIISNDFSVGRSDSYGATVDISHDFSPRTRLGAYGLLTTLDASNWGDTSRALLQLDQDLGKNHWLSLRSIYRERIFNGSLREQELRSSFGGTLTSPVYPLGNTGATIDYLVGGQYVTANSDLITLPPRPSLGRIQGVVNFNWGMSIWEGDTLPPTRSEGLRYSPEPIQPFVQFYTGAAGIANLYTNGSTQPAIRSGLGFRGQVGHFSRNWFDYTSFDLGYSYTFNNQSSPFLFDRIVDFSVVNVGLMQQVYGPIRVGTQMQINVETGAIFNTDVFLDYHRRTYGLGVRYNLDRQIAAVMFRLSGFNWRGTPDPFSSPVLGTSEDGVIVPGTR, from the coding sequence ATGCCTTTTCCCCTTCCCCCCCCAGATATTGCACCCCCACCCCTAGTTTCCCCTCAGCCGGTAGAGATCGACACCCTCGCCGGAACTCCTGAGTCGGATCTATTGGGTACAACCGTTCGTCCCAATGGAGCGGTTCCTCCCTCCCCATCGCCTAATCATTACCCAAACCCTCTTCGCCTAACCCAGGCCGATGCCGATACCGCCGTTATCAGGGAAGACCCCCTAGAGGCCATTTCCGATCGCCAGGAATACGACCTCCTCCGCCGCCTATTTAATGCCATTGGCAATGTCCTGATCCGCTTTCGTGAAGCCGAACTCACCGCCGATGTGGTGCAAACGGATTTGGATAATCAGATTTTAGTTGCTGAGGGAAATGTGGTCTTGCAACGGGGAGATCAAACCCTACGGGGCGATCGCCTGGAATATAATCTTGTCCTGGATCGGGGCGTGGTGATCAATGCCGTTGGTGTGGTGAATGCCCGCCGGGGTAGCCAGGATTTGGATTTCAGCCAACGTGTTGATCCCTTAGATACATTGGGATTGCCCGGATTTGCCCCAGGTAGACCCCGTTCCCCCCAGGCGATCGCCACCGCAGACGTTGAGCGTATGCGATTCCAAGCCGATCGCCTTGAATTTGATGGTCAGCGTTGGATTGCCACCAATTTACGGGTTACGAACGATCCCTTTACTCCGCCGGAATTGGAATATCGGGCCAATAATGCCACCATCACCACTACCCCCAAGGGGGATACCGTACTCTTAGCCCGCGGAGGGCGACTGGTTTTTGATCAACGAATTGCCCTGCCCGTGTTTGTGCGCCGCTATGTGGTGGGCCGGCCCTACGAGTTTTTACCCATTGAGCCGGGCTACGACGAGGAGGATCGGGGCGGATTGTATTTTACCCGTCGGTTTCATCTACTCAATACCAACGCCAGTAGGGTAGTGATTTCACCGGCAATTTATCTACAGAGAATTATTTCTAATGACTTTTCCGTAGGTCGGTCCGACAGTTACGGGGCCACCGTCGATATTTCCCATGACTTTAGCCCACGCACCCGCTTGGGGGCCTATGGATTGTTGACCACCCTGGATGCCAGCAATTGGGGGGATACCTCGCGGGCCCTACTGCAACTAGATCAAGACCTCGGCAAAAATCACTGGCTAAGCCTACGCTCCATCTATCGGGAGCGGATTTTTAATGGTTCCCTGAGGGAGCAGGAATTACGCAGTAGCTTTGGTGGCACCCTCACCTCGCCGGTCTATCCCCTCGGCAATACCGGGGCAACCATTGATTATCTGGTGGGTGGGCAATACGTCACCGCTAATAGTGATTTAATCACCCTGCCCCCGCGGCCAAGTTTGGGACGCATTCAAGGTGTGGTCAATTTCAACTGGGGTATGTCCATCTGGGAAGGGGATACCCTGCCACCAACCCGCAGCGAGGGCTTGCGCTATAGCCCCGAACCAATTCAACCCTTTGTCCAGTTTTATACTGGGGCCGCAGGGATTGCCAACCTTTATACTAATGGCAGTACCCAACCAGCCATCCGCAGTGGCCTCGGCTTTCGTGGCCAGGTGGGTCATTTCTCCCGAAATTGGTTTGACTACACCAGTTTTGATTTAGGTTACTCCTACACGTTTAATAATCAATCCTCCCCTTTCCTCTTTGACCGGATTGTGGATTTTAGCGTGGTCAATGTGGGGCTGATGCAGCAGGTCTACGGCCCGATTCGGGTTGGAACTCAAATGCAAATTAATGTGGAAACTGGGGCGATATTTAATACGGATGTTTTCCTGGACTACCATCGCCGTACCTACGGTTTGGGTGTGCGCTATAACCTCGATCGCCAAATAGCTGCGGTGATGTTCCGCCTCAGTGGCTTTAATTGGCGAGGAACACCAGATCCCTTTAGCAGTCCAGTGTTGGGCACATCAGAGGATGGCGTGATTGTACCAGGAACCCGCTAA